The DNA segment TCATTTCCGTTCCACCGGAAGCATGCACGTTTATTATATCTGCGCCTAATCTACCCGCCGCTTTTACTGCTTTATAAACGGTATTCGGAATATCGTGGTATTTAAGGTCTAAAAAAACTTTACATCCGCGTTCCTTGATAAATTTAACGCTTTTTTCTCCGCAAGAAGTAAAGAGTTCGAATCCGACTTTATAAAAAAAAGCTCTTCCTTCAAGTTTATCTAATAAATTTTTTACCGGTTTTAAATCGCCGTAATCTAAAGCAATTATTATTTTATCGTTGAAATTTACGGAATTCTTCATTTAATTTAATTTAGTGCCGGTATTCTTAATAACGTTCCAGCTCTTTAACAGCTCGTATGCAAACCTGAATTGATTATCCTTTTTGAAATAAACGTTAAAGGTTTTATATTTATCTTTATCCCTGTTTGCTATATTTTTGTTTTCCGGATTTTTAAAATGATGCATTAAGTCGACTTCCCTTAGTTTTCTCAAAGGTTTTACGAATATGAAATCTTTAGAGCTGTGAACGTAAAAATTAGGTATTACGCCGGTATCTTGAACGGATACCCCGTTTGGAAGAAAATAAAAAGCCGTCGTAAGCCCCATGCCGGTATCGTCTGGCAGAGTAAATATCGTCTGAACCGAACCTTTGCCGAAAGTTTTAGTGCCTACTATTATTGCGCGTTTATGAACTTGTAAGCTGCCCGCCGTAATCTCGGCCGCGCTTGCCGTTCCGGCATTTACAAGAACGACTATAGGATAATTAGGCTGTATATGTTTACCCAATGCATAATATTTTACGTCTTGAGACTTTATTCTGCCTTTTGTATAAACTATAACTCCACTTTTTATAAAATCGCTGCATACCTTTACCGCTTGATTCAACAATCCTCCGGGATTGTTCCTGAGATCCAGTATAAGTCCTTGAATGCCGTGTTCTTTAGCGCTTATAATCTTCAAAGCCTTCAAAAGCTGCGAATTAGTATGCTCCTGAAAACTTGAAATTCTGACATACGCTATGTGATGCGGAAGAATCATATAGGTTACGCTTTTAAGCAATATTTTTTCTCTAGTCAATACGAATGTTTTCGGTTTTTTAAATCCCTTTCTGTTTATTAAAAGCGTAACGGAAGTCCCTGCTTTTCCGTGCAAAAGCTTAACTGCTTCCATAATATTCATGCGATACGTTGAAATACCGTTAATTTTTTCTATGACGTCGCCTGCTTTTATTCCTGCGTTTGCGGCGGGAGAACCGTCTATCGGCGAAATAATAACGACGTATCCTTTTCTGGTAGATATTTTTACGCCTATGCCTATAAATTCGCCGGACGTTTCTGATTTCATCTGCCTGAATTCGCTGGGAGTTAGAAAATAGGTGTGGGGGTCAAGAGTAGATATCATGCCTTCCACCGCTCCAAATATAAGTTTTTTCGACGGCTCTTTTTTTATATAGTCGTTTTTTATCAACGCGTAAACTTTTGAAAACAGCCTTAAATTTTTAACGGTATTTGAATTAAATTTTTTAACGGCGGCTTTATGTTCGGTCTTTGCTGCGGCATAAACTTTTACGCAATTTACGGAGGATATAGATAAAATAAATAATGCCGAAAACAAAAATATTAAGCGGTATTTTATGTTGGACATGCTTCACCTCTTTATTTTATTATTTGGAATATTACACCGCTATTGCGGGATTTATTTTTTAAATTCTTAATCAATTTTATAACTTTACGTTTTAAAAGTCTATTCTTTTTATTGTCTCTGCTATTATTTCCGGGTTTTTTAGATTGGTAACCGTTATAATTTTTATCTTTTTTCATTTTTAACGACTTTATATATATATTTAAACCTGCTATCAATTGTTTGAACCTTTTTTTAGAGCGTTTTACGCCGTTAACGTCGGCAATAAGACTGTTTTGTTCGTTTTTTAAATATTTTTTTAATCTTAAAAATTTATTTTTTCGCCTGACGAGTTTTAAGAGTTTTGTTTCTTCTTTTTTTAGTAAATTTTTTAACTGATAATTTATTATATAGGCATTGCTTTCGTTTTTAAACGGCGTTATTCCGTCTAACTTATACTCTTTGTTGATAATAAAAATTTTTTCGGTTAAATCCTCTATCAGCAGTCCGTATTTTTTTATTTTCTTTTTTATTTTTTTTATTTGCTTTTCATCATTCTTAATCTTTTTTTTCAGATTGCTTACGGCAGAATCGCTGCGCGATATTTTAGAAGATATTAAGGATAATTCTTTTTTATAAAATGTAAGGCGTTTAATTACGGAGCTGTATTTCAAACGCGTGTTTATATTTGGCTTATGTGCGGCGAAGCTATTGCGGCAATAATAGGAAAGCGATACCGATAGAAATATCGCAAAAAAAAACAATAGTTTATTATTAATAATAATTTTCTTCATTTATAAAAATAAAATCCAGCCACCATTTTCATTTAATAACGCATTGAAATGATAGCTGGACGAATTTAAATCTTTAGCCTTAGCTTTTTGCTTTTGCGGTTTTTGCAGCTGTTTTTTTAGCCGGTTTTGCCGCTTTTTTTGCGGTTTTTGCAGCTGTTTTTTTAGCCGGTTTTGCCGCTTTTTTAACTGCTGCAGGTTTTGCAGGTTTTGCCGGAGCCGCTGCTTTCTTTGCGCAACCCGAAAATGCAAAAGTCGATATGACTAAAAACACTCCCAAAACTAATACTGTAAGCTTTTTCAAATTTTATCACCTCCTTTAACATTTTTATTCTATTTTTAGTGAAGAATTTTGTCAAGAAAAATTTTTATTGCAAATAGCGGTTAATTTATTTATTTTAAAGAATGAAATTTTATATCAAGATTAAAACTGTTAAACAAAAAGGGCTCGCGGCAAAAGCCTTTGAGCCCTCCGTTATAGATTTAACAAGAGTTTAATAAATTAAAAATATATTCGGTCTTTTCTTTTCTATGATGCACATTTCTTCCGAAAATAGCCCCGGCTTTAAAATTACAGATGCACGACAGACTTACCGGACTGTGCCGTATTTTTAATATGCAAGTCCGTATAAAATCATCTGCTTTAGAG comes from the Candidatus Acidulodesulfobacterium acidiphilum genome and includes:
- a CDS encoding S41 family peptidase — protein: MSNIKYRLIFLFSALFILSISSVNCVKVYAAAKTEHKAAVKKFNSNTVKNLRLFSKVYALIKNDYIKKEPSKKLIFGAVEGMISTLDPHTYFLTPSEFRQMKSETSGEFIGIGVKISTRKGYVVIISPIDGSPAANAGIKAGDVIEKINGISTYRMNIMEAVKLLHGKAGTSVTLLINRKGFKKPKTFVLTREKILLKSVTYMILPHHIAYVRISSFQEHTNSQLLKALKIISAKEHGIQGLILDLRNNPGGLLNQAVKVCSDFIKSGVIVYTKGRIKSQDVKYYALGKHIQPNYPIVVLVNAGTASAAEITAGSLQVHKRAIIVGTKTFGKGSVQTIFTLPDDTGMGLTTAFYFLPNGVSVQDTGVIPNFYVHSSKDFIFVKPLRKLREVDLMHHFKNPENKNIANRDKDKYKTFNVYFKKDNQFRFAYELLKSWNVIKNTGTKLN